CCGGCAGAGTTGTTTCCGGACTGAATATCCATGGCGCCCCCAGTGCTGCGCGACCGATCATCACCGCATCACAGCCGGTTTGCTCCATCATCTCCAGGCCGTCCTGGTAGCAATGTATGTCGCCGTTGCCGATCACCGGAATTTTCACCGCCTGTTTAACCTGACGGATCAAGTCCCATTCCACGGTGCCGCCAAAACCATCGGACCAGGTTCGCGCATGAATGGTAATTGCCTGGGCGCCTGATCCTTCGGCCATTTTGGCGAATTCCACGGCGTTTTTATTCTGATGATTCCAGCCGGTACGGAATTTTACGGAAACCGGTTGCTTTGAGTTCCGGCAGACATTTTCGATTATTGAAGCTGCCAGCGCCGGTTCTTTCATCAGGGCCGCGCCGGCTCCTTTCTTGATGACTTTTCTTACCGGGCATCCCATGTTGATATCAATCATGTCGATGGGCTGTGCGGACAGAATGGCTGCCGCCTCGCCCATAATTTCCGGTTCGCTGCCAAAGAGCTGCATGGCAACGGGGCGTTCTTCCTCTGCGGTAACAATCATTGCCAGGGTGTTCTGCTGATGATAGCTGAGACCATGACAGCTGATCATCTCAGAATAACAGAGACCTGCGCCATATTCCCGGCACAGTATTCGGAAGGGCAGGTCCGAATATCCTGCCAGGGGAGCGAGAATAAAAGGGTTTTCGATGGATAGAGGGCCGATCTGCATTGGATTCGGGGTGGGTAGCCAGGGAAAAAGTTATATGGAAATACAAAAAAAAAGCCACGGACCCGAAGGGAAATGCACCGAATAGTAGAGTTCAGTGTATTTCCCTCCGGATCCGTGGCTAAAAATTATAAAACAGATTGTACTTTACTGACGATATTTTCAACGGTGAAACCGAAGTATTTGAACAATTCATCGGCCGGCGCCGACTCGCCAAAGACATCAATGCCCACAACGTCACCATCCAGACCGACATATTTACGCCAGAAGTCGCTGACCCCTGCCTCAACCGCCACCCTGGATTTTACGCCGGCCGGCAGGACTGACTGACGATACTTTGCATCCTGAAGGTCGAAAACATTGGTGTTCGGCATTGAGACAACCCGGGTCCTGGTGCCTTGCGCTTGCAGAACGGTTGCGGCGTCCATTGCAAGGCTGACCTCTGAACCGGTGGCGATGATAATCGCATCCGGAGTGCCGTCACAGTCTTTGAGGATGTATCCGCCTCTGGCGATATTGGCAATCTGTTCGGTGGTGCGCTGCTGATGGGGTAAACCCTGTCTGGAAAACATAAGGCTTGTTGGGCCGTCCTTTTTCTCAAGGGCCATTTTCCAGGAAACAGCTGATTCAACCGCGTCGCATGGGCGCCAGACACTCATGTTTGGAATCATCCGAATGGTTGCGGTCTGTTCAACTGCCTGATGGGTGGGCCCGTCTTCGCCTAAACCGATGGAATCGTGGGTGAAGACGAAAATATTCTGGATCTTCATCAGGGCTGCCATGCGCAGGGCATTTCTGGCATATTCGGAGAACATCAGGAATGTCGAACAATAGGGCATGAATCCGCCGTAAAGCTTGATACCGTTGCATATTGCCGCCATGCCGAATTCCCTGACGCCAAAATATATGTAGTTGCCGCTGGGGTCTTGATTAATCGGTTTGCTGCCGGACCAGATGGTGAGATTTGAACCTGCAAGATCCGCAGAACCGCCGATGAGTTCGGGCAGGAGCGGCCCATAACCGTTCAGGCAGTTTTGTGAGGCCTTGCGGCTGGCGATTTTTTCAGCTTTGGCATTGACGGAAGTTATATATGCAGCGGCCTTGGCGTCCCAATCTGCAGGAAGGTCGCCATTTAACCGGCGTTCAAGTTCGGCAGCAAGTTCAGGGTGATCTTTTTTGTAGGCTGCTAATGTGTCGTTCCATGCAGATTCAAGGTCTGTGCCCTTTTTCTTGGCATCCCAGCCGGCATATATATCTGCCGGGATTTCAAAGGGGGCATGGTGCCAGCCGATGGTATCGCGGACCAGAGCGATTTCAGCATCACCCAGCGGCGCGCCGTGGCAGTCCTCTTTGCCCTGTTTATTGGGCGAACCCCAGCCGATGATGGTTTTGCAGCAGATCAGGGTGGGTTTGTCGACTACCTTGCGGGCTTTCCGGGTGGCTTTGGTTATGGCATCGGCATCGTGGCCGTCGACATTTTCAATGACATGCCAGCCATAGGCCTTGAAGCGTTCCGGAGTATTGTCGGTAAACCAGCCTTCAACTTCGCCGTCGATTGAAATACCGTTATCATCGTAGAAAGCTATGAGTTTTCCAAGTCCCAGAGTGCCGGCCAGCGAGCAGACTTCATGGGAAATGCCTTCCATCATGCAGCCGTCACCGAGAAAAACATAAGTATGATGGTCAATGATCGTATGTCCCGGTCTGTTGAACTGCCCGGCAAGGGTCCTTTCGGCTATTGCCATGCCAACAGCATTGGCAATGCCCTGGCCCAGAGGACCGGTTGTGGTCTCAACGCCCGGCGCATAACCATATTCCGGGTGCCCCGGTGTTTTTGAATGCAGCTGTCTGAAGTTTTTTAGTTCCTCAATTGGCAGATCATAGCCACTGAGATGGAGGAGGGAGTAGATGAGCATGGAACCGTGGCCGTTTGAGAGGACAAATCGATCCCGGTTGGCCCACCCGGGATTATTGGGATTATGATTCATGAAATCATTCCACAGCACTTCCGCAATGTCCGCCATCCCTAAAGGCATGCCGGGATGCCCTGATTTGGCCTTCTGTACCGCGTCCATGCTTAATGCGCGTATTGCGTTGGCGAGTTCTCTTTTTGACGGCATTTATTTCCTCCAGTTAAAAATGGTTTATTGATTGTAGAATTTCTAAGTTTTTTAAAATCAATCGATATATGTTTTACGGGTGAGCGCGTAAAAAATCTGCATATAGATATCTTCACTCAAATCCTCGGCGATTTTCGCCAAAGCCTTTTTTTTGTTGCTCTGGGTGAAAGCCGGATCACTCCCGACTGAAAAGGTTGTTTCCTTGGTAACACTTTTTATCTTTATCACTTCTTGTTTTGTATTGGTTTGGGTCAGGCTGTAGCTGACGGTTATCTGTGCCTTGAGGCCAACGGCCTGATCATAGGCATTGTAGGATGTACCTGGATATTTTACCGATTGAACCGTTCCGGTCAGTTTTATATCCGCCTGGTCCGGCTCATCCACCAACAGTATTTGTTTTGATTGGGTCAGCCAGTTTGCCAGCGCCGTATGCATCAGCGAATCAACTCCCAGTTCATTTGTCTGGTTAGTCCAGATGCCAATATGGAGTTTTGCCTTGTCACCTTTTACTTCCAACGGTGTTGAATAGGGATCATGGTAGCCACAGCTACTTATTGCCAGAACAGAAACCAGAAGCAGTTGCGGGATCCATTGAAAAAGATTCATTTGTTTATGCCACAACATTAACAAGCTTTTTGGGCACGACAATTATTTTACGGATGGGCTTGCCATCGATAAATTTCTGTATCTTTTCATCGGCAAGTGCCATTTCTTTAAGGCTTGCATCATCAATGGCCGGGGGGACCGTGATTCGGCTGCGCACTTTGCCGTTGACCTGCAGAACAATAGTCAATTCTTCATCTTTTGCAGCTTCCGGATCAAAATCCGGCCAGGGGGTTTCACTTAATGGTCGTTCATTGCCCAGAGATTCCCATAGTTCTTCGCAGAAATGCGGCACCATGGGGGTCAGCAGCAGAATAATCGTTTCCACTGCAACGCGGATTACTTTCGGATCAACAGTATTGCCGGTTTCTTCCGAGGTAAGGGATATGAGGGTGTTAACCAGCTCCATGACTGCGCTTATCGCCGTATTGAAATGCAGTTTGCCGTCAATATCATTTGTTACTTTCTGGATGGTCTGGTGGGTTTTTCGATGCAGGGCCCGGCTTGATTCATTCAGCTCCTGAGTTGAGTCGTTTTGCTTAAAAGGCCCGTTATCAGCCATGTAACGGAAAACCCGATTCAGGAATCGGAAGGCGCCTTCAACACCTTTTTCGCTCCATTCAAGGTCGCGCTCAGGGGGAGCGGCAAACAGACTGAACAGCCGAACCGTATCAGCGCCGTATTGTTCAATCAACTCATTGGGATCAACAACATTTCCCTTGGATTTTGACATTTTCGTGCCGTCCTTGATGACCATGCCCTGGGTCAGAAGATTTTCAAACGGCTCGTCGATGGTAAGGTATCCGAGGTCCCTCATGATTTTTGTGAAAAAGCGGGCGTACAATAGGTGCAGAATCGCATGTTCAACGCCGCCGATGTACTGGTCCACCGGCAGCCAGTAATCAACCGCATCTTTTTTCAGGGGGCCGGCAGTGAAATCCGGGCAGGTATACCTGGCAAAATACCAGGAAGATTCCACAAAGGTATCCATGGTATCTGTTTCTCTTCGGGCTTCACCATTGCAGGAAGGGCATTTGGTGGTATAGAATTCCTCGAGGGT
This Pseudomonadota bacterium DNA region includes the following protein-coding sequences:
- the dusB gene encoding tRNA dihydrouridine synthase DusB — encoded protein: MQIGPLSIENPFILAPLAGYSDLPFRILCREYGAGLCYSEMISCHGLSYHQQNTLAMIVTAEEERPVAMQLFGSEPEIMGEAAAILSAQPIDMIDINMGCPVRKVIKKGAGAALMKEPALAASIIENVCRNSKQPVSVKFRTGWNHQNKNAVEFAKMAEGSGAQAITIHARTWSDGFGGTVEWDLIRQVKQAVKIPVIGNGDIHCYQDGLEMMEQTGCDAVMIGRAALGAPWIFSPETTLPVSAGTRITALQRHLELVARYQPVDRMLGMIKNHAGRYFKGMNGGAAIRKNIYDVKSFAELVQLITRLLESS
- the tkt gene encoding transketolase yields the protein MPSKRELANAIRALSMDAVQKAKSGHPGMPLGMADIAEVLWNDFMNHNPNNPGWANRDRFVLSNGHGSMLIYSLLHLSGYDLPIEELKNFRQLHSKTPGHPEYGYAPGVETTTGPLGQGIANAVGMAIAERTLAGQFNRPGHTIIDHHTYVFLGDGCMMEGISHEVCSLAGTLGLGKLIAFYDDNGISIDGEVEGWFTDNTPERFKAYGWHVIENVDGHDADAITKATRKARKVVDKPTLICCKTIIGWGSPNKQGKEDCHGAPLGDAEIALVRDTIGWHHAPFEIPADIYAGWDAKKKGTDLESAWNDTLAAYKKDHPELAAELERRLNGDLPADWDAKAAAYITSVNAKAEKIASRKASQNCLNGYGPLLPELIGGSADLAGSNLTIWSGSKPINQDPSGNYIYFGVREFGMAAICNGIKLYGGFMPYCSTFLMFSEYARNALRMAALMKIQNIFVFTHDSIGLGEDGPTHQAVEQTATIRMIPNMSVWRPCDAVESAVSWKMALEKKDGPTSLMFSRQGLPHQQRTTEQIANIARGGYILKDCDGTPDAIIIATGSEVSLAMDAATVLQAQGTRTRVVSMPNTNVFDLQDAKYRQSVLPAGVKSRVAVEAGVSDFWRKYVGLDGDVVGIDVFGESAPADELFKYFGFTVENIVSKVQSVL